The proteins below come from a single Benincasa hispida cultivar B227 chromosome 4, ASM972705v1, whole genome shotgun sequence genomic window:
- the LOC120075873 gene encoding kinesin-like protein KIN-6 isoform X6 has product MENGSPVQCPNTVTVRRNPHRRARATPAAKAAESNPPSAISSFPFQEILAMEVPQNPKDNSSSSSVPASLSENLKVYLRVRPLQLKNLKKSGNPGDQNSRSGHVWPQNPQKKKVAKEKNVKKKSSEACITINDDHSVTVCPPMSLQETRRSKSEVYEGFSHVFSTESSQGEVYERMVNPLVEDFLKGKSGMLTALGPSGSGKTHTIFGSPRVPGMVPLALQHIFQTETSDSESFRSYYLSIFEIYSEKGKGEKMLDLSADGGELTMQQFNVKGLKEVLISNAGEAESLVACAMAKRATATTNANSTSSRSQCIINVRRVANQDEVEDASNCAILTIADLAGAEKEKRTGNQGTRLLEANFINNTSMVFGLCLRSLFEHQRNPKKPLQKHFQNSLLTKYLRDYLEGKKRMTLILTVKAGEEDYLDTTFLLRQASPYMKIKFNNVVEPSNTNKRQLQTLCIFEEQKRTKYCVPEACVNEGKGHHEEGLLSHEEPSAHTECPATKSSCTELDGIERNHLIMQNFAKAIWKVLKQYRDKLKNAENENQTLREEIRKEKVRYFELEKQWQNSRCSTCSKEDCAEADSSVKVVSSFELKSDLDEHKFNEVLEINMNSFVKVKESEGNKSPERCGSSPCEDINSRSKLDEVKEVCINNIDETTPRNECNMTKILTYVEADDRCLTTNLIAFDTLQAHSLVKHDSCSSVELDKLSEQDEESTSVESPLQVASFIHCNAHACETQPVLDTSLNQPTSEESDRDSGTLNEAQELVAELSDSRDVHPTKDVEPCQERERNIDVHCSDPTDISCKLEKPKRRLLPASSTLLRDFSNMHVEDDIEASKVNRNGKKSAKGEKIRTQGNISLIRMLQSNLRF; this is encoded by the exons ATGGAGAACGGCAGTCCAGTGCAGTGTCCAAACACGGTGACGGTTCGGAGAAACCCTCACCGGAGAGCAAGAGCTACGCCGGCCGCCAAAGCAGCCGAATCCAATCCTCCATCTGCCATTTCTTCATTTCCATTTCAAGAAATACTTGCAATGGAAGTCCCTCAAAACCCTAAAGACaattcatcatcatcatccgtTCCAGCTTCTCTCTCCGAAAACCTGAAAGTGTACCTTAGAGTTCGACCTTTGCAACtgaagaatttgaagaagtCCGGAAATCCTGGTGATCAAAATTCAAGGTCCGGACATGTATGGCCTCAGAACCCTCAGAAGAAGAAAGTAGCGAAGGAGAAGAATGTTAAGAAGAAGAGCAGTGAGGCTTGTATAACGATTAATGATGATCACTCGGTAACAGTCTGTCCTCCTATGTCATTGCAAGAGACTAGGCGGAGTAAGTCTGAGGTTTACGAAGGATTTTCCCATGTGTTTTCTACGGAATCCTCTCAG GGTGAGGTGTATGAGAGGATGGTTAATCCGTTAGTGGAGGATTTTCTGAAGGGAAAAAGTGGAATGCTGACTGCACTCGGTCCAAGCGGCTCGGGTAAGACGCATACCATTTTTGGTAGTCCAAGAGTTCCTGGTATGGTTCCACTGGCTCTTCAACATATTTTCCAGACAGAGACGAGTGATTCCGAGTCCTTTAG ATCATATTATCTATCAATCTTTGAAATATACtcagaaaaaggaaaaggagaaaagatgttAGATCTTTCGGCTGATGGGGGCGAGTTAACTATGCAGCAGTTTAATGTAAAAGGCCTTAAGGAG GTTTTAATTTCTAATGCCGGAGAAGCTGAATCATTAGTGGCTTGTGCAATGGCTAAGCGAGCCACTGCAACTACAAATGCAAATAGCACATCAAG TCGGTCTCAGTGCATCATTAATGTGCGCAGAGTTGCTAACCAAGATGAAGTTGAAGACGCATCGAACTGTGCCATCTTGACCATTGCTGATCTCGCTGGagctgaaaaggaaaaaagaactgGGAATCAG GGTACAAGGTTACTTGAAGCTAACTTCATCAATAATACATCAATGGTTTTTGGCTTGTGCCTAAGA TCTTTGTTTGAACACCAAAGGAATCCAAAGAAGCCACTGCAGAAGCATTTCCAGAACTCTTTG TTGACCAAGTACCTTCGAGATTACCTGGAAGGAAAGAAGCGaatgaccttg ATTTTAACTGTGAAAGCAGGAGAAGAAGATTATCTTGATACAACTTTCCTTCTCAGACAAGCTTCACCTTATATGAAGATCAA GTTCAACAATGTTGTGGAACCATCCAACACCAACAAGAGACAATTGCAAACGTTATGTATATTTGAGGAGCAGAAAAGAACAAAATATTGTGTTCCTGAAGCTTGTGTG AATGAAGGAAAGGGACATCACGAGGAAGGTCTGCTTTCTCATGAAG AACCTTCAGCTCATACTGAATGTCCAGCCACAAAGTCTAGCTGTACAGAATTGGATGGGATTGAAAGAAACCATTTGATTATGCAAAATTTTGCTAAAGCCATATGGAAAGTCTTGAAGCAGTATAGAGATAAACTAAAG aatgcagaaaatgaaaatcaaactCTTCGAGAAGAAATTAGGAAGGAAAAGGTGAGATATTTTGAGCTGGAAAAGCAATGGCAAAATTCAAGATGCAGTACTTGCTCCAAGGAAGATTGTGCCGAAGCTGATTCATCCGTCAAAGTAGTTTCAAGTTTTGAGTTGAAAAGTGATTTGGATGAGCACAAATTCAATGAGGTTCTTGAG ATAAATATGAACTCTTTCGTCAAAGTGAAGGAATCTGAGGGAAATAAATCTCCAGAAAGATGTGGTTCCTCTCCCTGTGAAGACATAAAT AGTCGCTCAAAACTTGATGAAGTTAAAGAGGTATGCATAAACAATATAGACGAGACCACTCCTAGGAATGAGTGCAACATGACGAAAATACTTACATACGTGGAAGCAGATGATCGTTGTCTGACAACAAATCTTATAG CCTTTGACACCCTGCAGGCCCATAGCTTGGTGAAGCATGACAGCTGTTCATCTGTAGAGTTGGACAAACTCAGTGAGCAAGATGAG GAATCTACCTCAGTTGAATCACCTTTACAAGTAGCCTCGTTTATTCACTGCAATGCTCATGCATGCGAAACTCAACCTGTACTTGATACTTCATTAAACCAACCAACTTCAGAGGAGTCTGATAG GGATTCGGGTACTTTGAATGAAGCCCAGGAACTCGTGGCG gaacTTTCGGATTCTCGAGATGTACATCCCACCAAGGATGTTGAACCTTGTCAAGAACGAGAACGCAACATTGATGTGCATTGCAGTGATCCTACTGACATCTCATGCAAACTAGAGAAACCAAAAAG GAGACTTTTGCCCGCATCATCCACATTATTGAGGGATTTCAGCAATATGCATGTCGAGGATGATATTGAGGCGTCAAAG GTAAACAGAAATGGGAAAAAATCAGCCAAAGGTGAAAAAATTAGAACACAGGGTAACATCTCCCTCATCCGCATGCTGCAGAGTAATCTCCGGTTCTAG
- the LOC120075873 gene encoding kinesin-like protein KIN-6 isoform X5: MENGSPVQCPNTVTVRRNPHRRARATPAAKAAESNPPSAISSFPFQEILAMEVPQNPKDNSSSSSVPASLSENLKVYLRVRPLQLKNLKKSGNPGDQNSRSGHVWPQNPQKKKVAKEKNVKKKSSEACITINDDHSVTVCPPMSLQETRRSKSEVYEGFSHVFSTESSQGEVYERMVNPLVEDFLKGKSGMLTALGPSGSGKTHTIFGSPRVPGMVPLALQHIFQTETSDSESFRSYYLSIFEIYSEKGKGEKMLDLSADGGELTMQQFNVKGLKEVLISNAGEAESLVACAMAKRATATTNANSTSSRSQCIINVRRVANQDEVEDASNCAILTIADLAGAEKEKRTGNQGTRLLEANFINNTSMVFGLCLRSLFEHQRNPKKPLQKHFQNSLLTKYLRDYLEGKKRMTLILTVKAGEEDYLDTTFLLRQASPYMKIKFNNVVEPSNTNKRQLQTLCIFEEQKRTKYCVPEACVNEGKGHHEEGLLSHEEPSAHTECPATKSSCTELDGIERNHLIMQNFAKAIWKVLKQYRDKLKNAENENQTLREEIRKEKVRYFELEKQWQNSRCSTCSKEDCAEADSSVKVVSSFELKSDLDEHKFNEVLEINMNSFVKVKESEGNKSPERCGSSPCEDINSRSKLDEVKEVCINNIDETTPRNECNMTKILTYVEADDRCLTTNLIAFDTLQAHSLVKHDSCSSVELDKLSEQDEESTSVESPLQVASFIHCNAHACETQPVLDTSLNQPTSEESDRDSGTLNEAQELVAELSDSRDVHPTKDVEPCQERERNIDVHCSDPTDISCKLEKPKRRLLPASSTLLRDFSNMHVEDDIEASKQVNRNGKKSAKGEKIRTQGNISLIRMLQSNLRF, from the exons ATGGAGAACGGCAGTCCAGTGCAGTGTCCAAACACGGTGACGGTTCGGAGAAACCCTCACCGGAGAGCAAGAGCTACGCCGGCCGCCAAAGCAGCCGAATCCAATCCTCCATCTGCCATTTCTTCATTTCCATTTCAAGAAATACTTGCAATGGAAGTCCCTCAAAACCCTAAAGACaattcatcatcatcatccgtTCCAGCTTCTCTCTCCGAAAACCTGAAAGTGTACCTTAGAGTTCGACCTTTGCAACtgaagaatttgaagaagtCCGGAAATCCTGGTGATCAAAATTCAAGGTCCGGACATGTATGGCCTCAGAACCCTCAGAAGAAGAAAGTAGCGAAGGAGAAGAATGTTAAGAAGAAGAGCAGTGAGGCTTGTATAACGATTAATGATGATCACTCGGTAACAGTCTGTCCTCCTATGTCATTGCAAGAGACTAGGCGGAGTAAGTCTGAGGTTTACGAAGGATTTTCCCATGTGTTTTCTACGGAATCCTCTCAG GGTGAGGTGTATGAGAGGATGGTTAATCCGTTAGTGGAGGATTTTCTGAAGGGAAAAAGTGGAATGCTGACTGCACTCGGTCCAAGCGGCTCGGGTAAGACGCATACCATTTTTGGTAGTCCAAGAGTTCCTGGTATGGTTCCACTGGCTCTTCAACATATTTTCCAGACAGAGACGAGTGATTCCGAGTCCTTTAG ATCATATTATCTATCAATCTTTGAAATATACtcagaaaaaggaaaaggagaaaagatgttAGATCTTTCGGCTGATGGGGGCGAGTTAACTATGCAGCAGTTTAATGTAAAAGGCCTTAAGGAG GTTTTAATTTCTAATGCCGGAGAAGCTGAATCATTAGTGGCTTGTGCAATGGCTAAGCGAGCCACTGCAACTACAAATGCAAATAGCACATCAAG TCGGTCTCAGTGCATCATTAATGTGCGCAGAGTTGCTAACCAAGATGAAGTTGAAGACGCATCGAACTGTGCCATCTTGACCATTGCTGATCTCGCTGGagctgaaaaggaaaaaagaactgGGAATCAG GGTACAAGGTTACTTGAAGCTAACTTCATCAATAATACATCAATGGTTTTTGGCTTGTGCCTAAGA TCTTTGTTTGAACACCAAAGGAATCCAAAGAAGCCACTGCAGAAGCATTTCCAGAACTCTTTG TTGACCAAGTACCTTCGAGATTACCTGGAAGGAAAGAAGCGaatgaccttg ATTTTAACTGTGAAAGCAGGAGAAGAAGATTATCTTGATACAACTTTCCTTCTCAGACAAGCTTCACCTTATATGAAGATCAA GTTCAACAATGTTGTGGAACCATCCAACACCAACAAGAGACAATTGCAAACGTTATGTATATTTGAGGAGCAGAAAAGAACAAAATATTGTGTTCCTGAAGCTTGTGTG AATGAAGGAAAGGGACATCACGAGGAAGGTCTGCTTTCTCATGAAG AACCTTCAGCTCATACTGAATGTCCAGCCACAAAGTCTAGCTGTACAGAATTGGATGGGATTGAAAGAAACCATTTGATTATGCAAAATTTTGCTAAAGCCATATGGAAAGTCTTGAAGCAGTATAGAGATAAACTAAAG aatgcagaaaatgaaaatcaaactCTTCGAGAAGAAATTAGGAAGGAAAAGGTGAGATATTTTGAGCTGGAAAAGCAATGGCAAAATTCAAGATGCAGTACTTGCTCCAAGGAAGATTGTGCCGAAGCTGATTCATCCGTCAAAGTAGTTTCAAGTTTTGAGTTGAAAAGTGATTTGGATGAGCACAAATTCAATGAGGTTCTTGAG ATAAATATGAACTCTTTCGTCAAAGTGAAGGAATCTGAGGGAAATAAATCTCCAGAAAGATGTGGTTCCTCTCCCTGTGAAGACATAAAT AGTCGCTCAAAACTTGATGAAGTTAAAGAGGTATGCATAAACAATATAGACGAGACCACTCCTAGGAATGAGTGCAACATGACGAAAATACTTACATACGTGGAAGCAGATGATCGTTGTCTGACAACAAATCTTATAG CCTTTGACACCCTGCAGGCCCATAGCTTGGTGAAGCATGACAGCTGTTCATCTGTAGAGTTGGACAAACTCAGTGAGCAAGATGAG GAATCTACCTCAGTTGAATCACCTTTACAAGTAGCCTCGTTTATTCACTGCAATGCTCATGCATGCGAAACTCAACCTGTACTTGATACTTCATTAAACCAACCAACTTCAGAGGAGTCTGATAG GGATTCGGGTACTTTGAATGAAGCCCAGGAACTCGTGGCG gaacTTTCGGATTCTCGAGATGTACATCCCACCAAGGATGTTGAACCTTGTCAAGAACGAGAACGCAACATTGATGTGCATTGCAGTGATCCTACTGACATCTCATGCAAACTAGAGAAACCAAAAAG GAGACTTTTGCCCGCATCATCCACATTATTGAGGGATTTCAGCAATATGCATGTCGAGGATGATATTGAGGCGTCAAAG CAGGTAAACAGAAATGGGAAAAAATCAGCCAAAGGTGAAAAAATTAGAACACAGGGTAACATCTCCCTCATCCGCATGCTGCAGAGTAATCTCCGGTTCTAG
- the LOC120075873 gene encoding kinesin-like protein KIN-6 isoform X1, with protein MENGSPVQCPNTVTVRRNPHRRARATPAAKAAESNPPSAISSFPFQEILAMEVPQNPKDNSSSSSVPASLSENLKVYLRVRPLQLKNLKKSGNPGDQNSRSGHVWPQNPQKKKVAKEKNVKKKSSEACITINDDHSVTVCPPMSLQETRRSKSEVYEGFSHVFSTESSQGEVYERMVNPLVEDFLKGKSGMLTALGPSGSGKTHTIFGSPRVPGMVPLALQHIFQTETSDSESFRSYYLSIFEIYSEKGKGEKMLDLSADGGELTMQQFNVKGLKEVLISNAGEAESLVACAMAKRATATTNANSTSSRSQCIINVRRVANQDEVEDASNCAILTIADLAGAEKEKRTGNQGTRLLEANFINNTSMVFGLCLRSLFEHQRNPKKPLQKHFQNSLLTKYLRDYLEGKKRMTLILTVKAGEEDYLDTTFLLRQASPYMKIKFNNVVEPSNTNKRQLQTLCIFEEQKRTKYCVPEACVNEGKGHHEEGLLSHEEPSAHTECPATKSSCTELDGIERNHLIMQNFAKAIWKVLKQYRDKLKNAENENQTLREEIRKEKVRYFELEKQWQNSRCSTCSKEDCAEADSSVKVVSSFELKSDLDEHKFNEVLEINMNSFVKVKESEGNKSPERCGSSPCEDINSRSKLDEVKEVCINNIDETTPRNECNMTKILTYVEADDRCLTTNLIAFDTLQAHSLVKHDSCSSVELDKLSEQDEESTSVESPLQVASFIHCNAHACETQPVLDTSLNQPTSEESDRDSGTLNEAQELVAELSDSRDVHPTKDVEPCQERERNIDVHCSDPTDISCKLEKPKRRLLPASSTLLRDFSNMHVEDDIEASKQVNRNGKKSAKGEKIRTQGNISLIRMLQSNLRFYRFPTTAATATATATANLHHHPPTITFTDEKAVIPF; from the exons ATGGAGAACGGCAGTCCAGTGCAGTGTCCAAACACGGTGACGGTTCGGAGAAACCCTCACCGGAGAGCAAGAGCTACGCCGGCCGCCAAAGCAGCCGAATCCAATCCTCCATCTGCCATTTCTTCATTTCCATTTCAAGAAATACTTGCAATGGAAGTCCCTCAAAACCCTAAAGACaattcatcatcatcatccgtTCCAGCTTCTCTCTCCGAAAACCTGAAAGTGTACCTTAGAGTTCGACCTTTGCAACtgaagaatttgaagaagtCCGGAAATCCTGGTGATCAAAATTCAAGGTCCGGACATGTATGGCCTCAGAACCCTCAGAAGAAGAAAGTAGCGAAGGAGAAGAATGTTAAGAAGAAGAGCAGTGAGGCTTGTATAACGATTAATGATGATCACTCGGTAACAGTCTGTCCTCCTATGTCATTGCAAGAGACTAGGCGGAGTAAGTCTGAGGTTTACGAAGGATTTTCCCATGTGTTTTCTACGGAATCCTCTCAG GGTGAGGTGTATGAGAGGATGGTTAATCCGTTAGTGGAGGATTTTCTGAAGGGAAAAAGTGGAATGCTGACTGCACTCGGTCCAAGCGGCTCGGGTAAGACGCATACCATTTTTGGTAGTCCAAGAGTTCCTGGTATGGTTCCACTGGCTCTTCAACATATTTTCCAGACAGAGACGAGTGATTCCGAGTCCTTTAG ATCATATTATCTATCAATCTTTGAAATATACtcagaaaaaggaaaaggagaaaagatgttAGATCTTTCGGCTGATGGGGGCGAGTTAACTATGCAGCAGTTTAATGTAAAAGGCCTTAAGGAG GTTTTAATTTCTAATGCCGGAGAAGCTGAATCATTAGTGGCTTGTGCAATGGCTAAGCGAGCCACTGCAACTACAAATGCAAATAGCACATCAAG TCGGTCTCAGTGCATCATTAATGTGCGCAGAGTTGCTAACCAAGATGAAGTTGAAGACGCATCGAACTGTGCCATCTTGACCATTGCTGATCTCGCTGGagctgaaaaggaaaaaagaactgGGAATCAG GGTACAAGGTTACTTGAAGCTAACTTCATCAATAATACATCAATGGTTTTTGGCTTGTGCCTAAGA TCTTTGTTTGAACACCAAAGGAATCCAAAGAAGCCACTGCAGAAGCATTTCCAGAACTCTTTG TTGACCAAGTACCTTCGAGATTACCTGGAAGGAAAGAAGCGaatgaccttg ATTTTAACTGTGAAAGCAGGAGAAGAAGATTATCTTGATACAACTTTCCTTCTCAGACAAGCTTCACCTTATATGAAGATCAA GTTCAACAATGTTGTGGAACCATCCAACACCAACAAGAGACAATTGCAAACGTTATGTATATTTGAGGAGCAGAAAAGAACAAAATATTGTGTTCCTGAAGCTTGTGTG AATGAAGGAAAGGGACATCACGAGGAAGGTCTGCTTTCTCATGAAG AACCTTCAGCTCATACTGAATGTCCAGCCACAAAGTCTAGCTGTACAGAATTGGATGGGATTGAAAGAAACCATTTGATTATGCAAAATTTTGCTAAAGCCATATGGAAAGTCTTGAAGCAGTATAGAGATAAACTAAAG aatgcagaaaatgaaaatcaaactCTTCGAGAAGAAATTAGGAAGGAAAAGGTGAGATATTTTGAGCTGGAAAAGCAATGGCAAAATTCAAGATGCAGTACTTGCTCCAAGGAAGATTGTGCCGAAGCTGATTCATCCGTCAAAGTAGTTTCAAGTTTTGAGTTGAAAAGTGATTTGGATGAGCACAAATTCAATGAGGTTCTTGAG ATAAATATGAACTCTTTCGTCAAAGTGAAGGAATCTGAGGGAAATAAATCTCCAGAAAGATGTGGTTCCTCTCCCTGTGAAGACATAAAT AGTCGCTCAAAACTTGATGAAGTTAAAGAGGTATGCATAAACAATATAGACGAGACCACTCCTAGGAATGAGTGCAACATGACGAAAATACTTACATACGTGGAAGCAGATGATCGTTGTCTGACAACAAATCTTATAG CCTTTGACACCCTGCAGGCCCATAGCTTGGTGAAGCATGACAGCTGTTCATCTGTAGAGTTGGACAAACTCAGTGAGCAAGATGAG GAATCTACCTCAGTTGAATCACCTTTACAAGTAGCCTCGTTTATTCACTGCAATGCTCATGCATGCGAAACTCAACCTGTACTTGATACTTCATTAAACCAACCAACTTCAGAGGAGTCTGATAG GGATTCGGGTACTTTGAATGAAGCCCAGGAACTCGTGGCG gaacTTTCGGATTCTCGAGATGTACATCCCACCAAGGATGTTGAACCTTGTCAAGAACGAGAACGCAACATTGATGTGCATTGCAGTGATCCTACTGACATCTCATGCAAACTAGAGAAACCAAAAAG GAGACTTTTGCCCGCATCATCCACATTATTGAGGGATTTCAGCAATATGCATGTCGAGGATGATATTGAGGCGTCAAAG CAGGTAAACAGAAATGGGAAAAAATCAGCCAAAGGTGAAAAAATTAGAACACAGGGTAACATCTCCCTCATCCGCATGCTGCAGAGTAATCTCCGGTTCTA CAGGTTCCCCACCACAGCCGCCACCGCCACCGCCACCGCCACCGCTAACCTCCACCACCATCCACCAACCATAACATTTACAGATGAAAAGGCAGTTATTcctttctaa
- the LOC120075873 gene encoding kinesin-like protein KIN-6 isoform X4 — protein sequence MENGSPVQCPNTVTVRRNPHRRARATPAAKAAESNPPSAISSFPFQEILAMEVPQNPKDNSSSSSVPASLSENLKVYLRVRPLQLKNLKKSGNPGDQNSRSGHVWPQNPQKKKVAKEKNVKKKSSEACITINDDHSVTVCPPMSLQETRRSKSEVYEGFSHVFSTESSQGEVYERMVNPLVEDFLKGKSGMLTALGPSGSGKTHTIFGSPRVPGMVPLALQHIFQTETSDSESFRSYYLSIFEIYSEKGKGEKMLDLSADGGELTMQQFNVKGLKEVLISNAGEAESLVACAMAKRATATTNANSTSSRSQCIINVRRVANQDEVEDASNCAILTIADLAGAEKEKRTGNQGTRLLEANFINNTSMVFGLCLRSLFEHQRNPKKPLQKHFQNSLLTKYLRDYLEGKKRMTLILTVKAGEEDYLDTTFLLRQASPYMKIKFNNVVEPSNTNKRQLQTLCIFEEQKRTKYCVPEACVNEGKGHHEEGLLSHEEPSAHTECPATKSSCTELDGIERNHLIMQNFAKAIWKVLKQYRDKLKNAENENQTLREEIRKEKVRYFELEKQWQNSRCSTCSKEDCAEADSSVKVVSSFELKSDLDEHKFNEVLEINMNSFVKVKESEGNKSPERCGSSPCEDINSRSKLDEVKEVCINNIDETTPRNECNMTKILTYVEADDRCLTTNLIAFDTLQAHSLVKHDSCSSVELDKLSEQDEESTSVESPLQVASFIHCNAHACETQPVLDTSLNQPTSEESDRDSGTLNEAQELVAELSDSRDVHPTKDVEPCQERERNIDVHCSDPTDISCKLEKPKRRLLPASSTLLRDFSNMHVEDDIEASKVNRNGKKSAKGEKIRTQGNISLIRMLQSNLRFYS from the exons ATGGAGAACGGCAGTCCAGTGCAGTGTCCAAACACGGTGACGGTTCGGAGAAACCCTCACCGGAGAGCAAGAGCTACGCCGGCCGCCAAAGCAGCCGAATCCAATCCTCCATCTGCCATTTCTTCATTTCCATTTCAAGAAATACTTGCAATGGAAGTCCCTCAAAACCCTAAAGACaattcatcatcatcatccgtTCCAGCTTCTCTCTCCGAAAACCTGAAAGTGTACCTTAGAGTTCGACCTTTGCAACtgaagaatttgaagaagtCCGGAAATCCTGGTGATCAAAATTCAAGGTCCGGACATGTATGGCCTCAGAACCCTCAGAAGAAGAAAGTAGCGAAGGAGAAGAATGTTAAGAAGAAGAGCAGTGAGGCTTGTATAACGATTAATGATGATCACTCGGTAACAGTCTGTCCTCCTATGTCATTGCAAGAGACTAGGCGGAGTAAGTCTGAGGTTTACGAAGGATTTTCCCATGTGTTTTCTACGGAATCCTCTCAG GGTGAGGTGTATGAGAGGATGGTTAATCCGTTAGTGGAGGATTTTCTGAAGGGAAAAAGTGGAATGCTGACTGCACTCGGTCCAAGCGGCTCGGGTAAGACGCATACCATTTTTGGTAGTCCAAGAGTTCCTGGTATGGTTCCACTGGCTCTTCAACATATTTTCCAGACAGAGACGAGTGATTCCGAGTCCTTTAG ATCATATTATCTATCAATCTTTGAAATATACtcagaaaaaggaaaaggagaaaagatgttAGATCTTTCGGCTGATGGGGGCGAGTTAACTATGCAGCAGTTTAATGTAAAAGGCCTTAAGGAG GTTTTAATTTCTAATGCCGGAGAAGCTGAATCATTAGTGGCTTGTGCAATGGCTAAGCGAGCCACTGCAACTACAAATGCAAATAGCACATCAAG TCGGTCTCAGTGCATCATTAATGTGCGCAGAGTTGCTAACCAAGATGAAGTTGAAGACGCATCGAACTGTGCCATCTTGACCATTGCTGATCTCGCTGGagctgaaaaggaaaaaagaactgGGAATCAG GGTACAAGGTTACTTGAAGCTAACTTCATCAATAATACATCAATGGTTTTTGGCTTGTGCCTAAGA TCTTTGTTTGAACACCAAAGGAATCCAAAGAAGCCACTGCAGAAGCATTTCCAGAACTCTTTG TTGACCAAGTACCTTCGAGATTACCTGGAAGGAAAGAAGCGaatgaccttg ATTTTAACTGTGAAAGCAGGAGAAGAAGATTATCTTGATACAACTTTCCTTCTCAGACAAGCTTCACCTTATATGAAGATCAA GTTCAACAATGTTGTGGAACCATCCAACACCAACAAGAGACAATTGCAAACGTTATGTATATTTGAGGAGCAGAAAAGAACAAAATATTGTGTTCCTGAAGCTTGTGTG AATGAAGGAAAGGGACATCACGAGGAAGGTCTGCTTTCTCATGAAG AACCTTCAGCTCATACTGAATGTCCAGCCACAAAGTCTAGCTGTACAGAATTGGATGGGATTGAAAGAAACCATTTGATTATGCAAAATTTTGCTAAAGCCATATGGAAAGTCTTGAAGCAGTATAGAGATAAACTAAAG aatgcagaaaatgaaaatcaaactCTTCGAGAAGAAATTAGGAAGGAAAAGGTGAGATATTTTGAGCTGGAAAAGCAATGGCAAAATTCAAGATGCAGTACTTGCTCCAAGGAAGATTGTGCCGAAGCTGATTCATCCGTCAAAGTAGTTTCAAGTTTTGAGTTGAAAAGTGATTTGGATGAGCACAAATTCAATGAGGTTCTTGAG ATAAATATGAACTCTTTCGTCAAAGTGAAGGAATCTGAGGGAAATAAATCTCCAGAAAGATGTGGTTCCTCTCCCTGTGAAGACATAAAT AGTCGCTCAAAACTTGATGAAGTTAAAGAGGTATGCATAAACAATATAGACGAGACCACTCCTAGGAATGAGTGCAACATGACGAAAATACTTACATACGTGGAAGCAGATGATCGTTGTCTGACAACAAATCTTATAG CCTTTGACACCCTGCAGGCCCATAGCTTGGTGAAGCATGACAGCTGTTCATCTGTAGAGTTGGACAAACTCAGTGAGCAAGATGAG GAATCTACCTCAGTTGAATCACCTTTACAAGTAGCCTCGTTTATTCACTGCAATGCTCATGCATGCGAAACTCAACCTGTACTTGATACTTCATTAAACCAACCAACTTCAGAGGAGTCTGATAG GGATTCGGGTACTTTGAATGAAGCCCAGGAACTCGTGGCG gaacTTTCGGATTCTCGAGATGTACATCCCACCAAGGATGTTGAACCTTGTCAAGAACGAGAACGCAACATTGATGTGCATTGCAGTGATCCTACTGACATCTCATGCAAACTAGAGAAACCAAAAAG GAGACTTTTGCCCGCATCATCCACATTATTGAGGGATTTCAGCAATATGCATGTCGAGGATGATATTGAGGCGTCAAAG GTAAACAGAAATGGGAAAAAATCAGCCAAAGGTGAAAAAATTAGAACACAGGGTAACATCTCCCTCATCCGCATGCTGCAGAGTAATCTCCGGTTCTA CTCCTAG